From Pelmatolapia mariae isolate MD_Pm_ZW unplaced genomic scaffold, Pm_UMD_F_2 NODE_ptg000578l+_length_20981_cov_1, whole genome shotgun sequence, one genomic window encodes:
- the LOC134623366 gene encoding cysteine-rich hydrophobic domain-containing protein 2 yields MMEDFDEIYEEEEEEEEDEDRAAEEQLLKYAPDPVVVRGSGHVTVFGLSNKFESEFPSALTGKVAPEEFKASINRVNSCLRKTLPVNVRWLLCGCLCCCCTLGFSLWPVICLSKRTRRSIEKLLEWENSRLYHKLCLHWRLSKRKCETNNMMEYVILIEFLPKVPIFRPD; encoded by the exons ATGATGGAGGACTTTGACGAGATCtacgaagaggaggaggaggaagaggaggacgaggacAGGGCCGCGGAAGAACAGCTCCTTAAGTACGCTCCGGACCCGGTAGTGGTGCGAGGGTCCGGCCACGTAACTGT GTTTGGACTCAGTAACAAATTCGAGTCAGAATTTCCTTCAGCACTTACAGGAAAG GTGGCACCAGAGGAATTCAAAGCCAGTATCAATCGTGTGAACAGCTGCCTCAGAAAGACGCTCCCGGTGAATGTGCGGTGGCTTCTGTGTGGTTGTCTTTGCTGCTGTTGCACACTGGGCTTCAGTTTGTGGCCCGTCATCTGCCTCAGCAAAAGG ACAAGAAGATCTATAGAGAAACTTTTGGAGTGGGAAAACAGCAGACTTTACCACAAG TTGTGTTTGCATTGGAGACTAAGCAAAAGGAAGTGTGAAACCAACAACATGATGGAATAT GTAATCCTAATAGAATTCCTACCTAAGGTCCCGATCTTCAGACCGGACTAG
- the LOC134623363 gene encoding rhomboid domain-containing protein 2-like isoform X2 translates to MFPFYHQTFAQLLLNITTLVFLSGSLEKGVGTVRFLFLFLLLSSIIGLFYSFMDLLQEDGFQGHTEGLVPVTLASVAITTMHTKMTKAFLCGVSFPTMALPWVFLVITTALVPHCVLPCNVIAILVGVMYGKGWVSFLDMSEAKAGVLEKLLPFRLFRSISGDMFIPASSEDRKKTLLPQINPTPGSYPVQAYAPLPTANTAAMTYEGWPHQASPTPPLSLHGHVAGHSSGHFSPQSFGHSCNHGHSHGHSHGHKSGGSLLQQ, encoded by the coding sequence ATGTTTCCCTTTTACCACCAAACCTTTGCTCAGCTCCTTCTGAACATCACAACTTTGGTGTTTCTCAGCGGGAGCTTGGAGAAAGGTGTGGGGACGGTCcgtttcctctttctgttccTCCTGCTGTCCTCGATCATAGGCTTGTTTTACAGCTTCATGGATCTCCTGCAGGAGGACGGCTTCCAGGGTCACACTGAGGGTTTGGTTCCCGTCACTCTTGCCTCTGTGGCTATAACTACCATGCACACAAAGATGACTAAAGCCTTTCTATGTGGAGTGAGTTTTCCCACTATGGCCCTTCCCTGGGTGTTCCTTGTTATCACCACTGCTCTGGTCCCTCACTGTGTGCTGCCCTGTAATGTGATTGCCATCCTGGTTGGGGTGATGTACGGTAAAGGATGGGTTTCTTTTCTGGACATGTCTGAGGCCAAGGCTGGAGTTCTGGAGAAGTTGTTGCCTTTCAGGCTGTTCAGGAGCATCAGCGGTGATATGTTCATCCCAGCTTCCTCTGAGGACAGGAAGAAGACCCTGCTTCCACAGATCAATCCCACACCTGGGTCTTACCCAGTGCAGGCTTATGCTCCATTACCCACTGCCAACACTGCTGCCATGACTTATGAAGGCTGGCCACACCAGGCGAGTCCCACACCACCTCTCAGTCTTCATGGACATGTTGCAGGACACAGCTCTGGACACTTTTCACCACAGAGTTTTGGCCACAGCTGCAACCACGGTCACAGTCATGGTCATAGCCATGGCCATAAGAGCGGAGGATCACTGTTACAACAGTAG
- the LOC134623363 gene encoding rhomboid domain-containing protein 2-like isoform X1: MALTEHIKMICKIIKDIVPAFTSGIVTVSIISCVLFAVQTCLSLKQGIFSIGASVVQNGHLYCILMFPFYHQTFAQLLLNITTLVFLSGSLEKGVGTVRFLFLFLLLSSIIGLFYSFMDLLQEDGFQGHTEGLVPVTLASVAITTMHTKMTKAFLCGVSFPTMALPWVFLVITTALVPHCVLPCNVIAILVGVMYGKGWVSFLDMSEAKAGVLEKLLPFRLFRSISGDMFIPASSEDRKKTLLPQINPTPGSYPVQAYAPLPTANTAAMTYEGWPHQASPTPPLSLHGHVAGHSSGHFSPQSFGHSCNHGHSHGHSHGHKSGGSLLQQ, translated from the coding sequence ATGGCTCTCACTGAGCATATTAAGATGATCTGCAAAATTATCAAAGATATTGTTCCTGCTTTCACCAGCGGGATTGTCACAGTGAGCATCATATCGTGTGTTTTATTTGCAGTCCAAACATGTTTGAGCTTAAAACAAGGCATCTTCAGCATCGGCGCAAGTGTTGTTCAAAACGGACACCTATACTGCATCCTGATGTTTCCCTTTTACCACCAAACCTTTGCTCAGCTCCTTCTGAACATCACAACTTTGGTGTTTCTCAGCGGGAGCTTGGAGAAAGGTGTGGGGACGGTCcgtttcctctttctgttccTCCTGCTGTCCTCGATCATAGGCTTGTTTTACAGCTTCATGGATCTCCTGCAGGAGGACGGCTTCCAGGGTCACACTGAGGGTTTGGTTCCCGTCACTCTTGCCTCTGTGGCTATAACTACCATGCACACAAAGATGACTAAAGCCTTTCTATGTGGAGTGAGTTTTCCCACTATGGCCCTTCCCTGGGTGTTCCTTGTTATCACCACTGCTCTGGTCCCTCACTGTGTGCTGCCCTGTAATGTGATTGCCATCCTGGTTGGGGTGATGTACGGTAAAGGATGGGTTTCTTTTCTGGACATGTCTGAGGCCAAGGCTGGAGTTCTGGAGAAGTTGTTGCCTTTCAGGCTGTTCAGGAGCATCAGCGGTGATATGTTCATCCCAGCTTCCTCTGAGGACAGGAAGAAGACCCTGCTTCCACAGATCAATCCCACACCTGGGTCTTACCCAGTGCAGGCTTATGCTCCATTACCCACTGCCAACACTGCTGCCATGACTTATGAAGGCTGGCCACACCAGGCGAGTCCCACACCACCTCTCAGTCTTCATGGACATGTTGCAGGACACAGCTCTGGACACTTTTCACCACAGAGTTTTGGCCACAGCTGCAACCACGGTCACAGTCATGGTCATAGCCATGGCCATAAGAGCGGAGGATCACTGTTACAACAGTAG